GCCTGTGGTGTTCATCATCACCAACTCCGGTGGTATTCTCCAGGGGGATCGTTACACGATGGAATTTTCGGCCGGGCCCGATGCCTGCGGACATATCACATCCCAAGCGGCCACCAAGATTCATGAAATGGACGCGAATTACGCTGGACAGACGCAGGAGATGACATTGGAGGAGGGCGCGTACCTGGAATATCTCCCTGATATAATCATCCCATTTCGACATTCCCGCTTTCATACCCGCACCCGGATCAGGATTGCCTCAACAGCCACTCTGCTCTACTCGGAGATTTTGATGGGAGGACGTCAGTTTTATGGCGACGGCGAACTATTCCAGTTTGACTTGTTCTCCTCCACGGTTGCGGGAGAGCGATTGGACGGGACGAAGCTGTTCGTTGAAAAATTCCTGATTGAGCCGAGCCGCTTGGAACCGTCCCGGTTGGGCGTCATGGGAGATTTCACCGTTTTTGGAAACGTTATTTTGCTGACCCCTCGCGAGCATGCGGAGGCGATCCAGGCGCGGGTGGCCGCAGCCTGGAGCCGCGAGGAGGGGTGGGCTGCCGGTGTGAGCCGGTTACCCAATGATGCCGGATTGATCTATAAGGTAATCGGTAAGGAGTCGAGTACCGTGCGCGCGAAGGTACGAGAATTCTGGTCATTGGTGCGGCCCCAGGTCACCGGCTTCGCCGTTCCTCCGAAATTTCCTTGGCATTGAAATGGTATCTGCGACCTCTCCTGGCTGAGAGAATGTTTTGACGCATGCGTGGATCGGACCTTATCTTGGCTTCTCTTGGAGGAGGAATCGGTTCGCTTGCGCGTTGGTTGGTTGGAGTCGCCATAGGCAAATGGTACGGTGGGACGTTTCCCCTGGCGACTTTCCTGCTCAATATCTCGGGAGCGTTTCTGATAG
This region of Nitrospira sp. MA-1 genomic DNA includes:
- a CDS encoding urease accessory protein UreD codes for the protein MRVLAPELAPYQDQPKQLPSGALGKDALLRLRFEARRDRSILAFSERRAPLLVQKALYCDEGMPDLPVVFIITNSGGILQGDRYTMEFSAGPDACGHITSQAATKIHEMDANYAGQTQEMTLEEGAYLEYLPDIIIPFRHSRFHTRTRIRIASTATLLYSEILMGGRQFYGDGELFQFDLFSSTVAGERLDGTKLFVEKFLIEPSRLEPSRLGVMGDFTVFGNVILLTPREHAEAIQARVAAAWSREEGWAAGVSRLPNDAGLIYKVIGKESSTVRAKVREFWSLVRPQVTGFAVPPKFPWH